The Musa acuminata AAA Group cultivar baxijiao unplaced genomic scaffold, Cavendish_Baxijiao_AAA HiC_scaffold_1137, whole genome shotgun sequence genome segment ATACCAAACTGCATCTAAGACACTCGATATGTAACCGAGTATATTGATGAATTCTTACACCTTTCAACTAGATGTAATTTATTAAAGTTAGAAGATTAGCAAATAGTAAGGTACGTCAATATAGTAAAATTTACAATTAAAGATAGAATGTCTTTTAACTTCAACAAGGACAATATATGAAACTCACAATGACATTAAAAAACAAATGTTATTGATTCGACCTCCAATTACTACTCGGTAATTCTCTACTCTAATAACATGATATGCTCTTAACAAAGAGAAGCAAGTTATGACCGAATCAATACAACCTACAAATCAAGGAACAAATACCGGAGTAACAAGGCAAGCTAAGAATATCCTGACTaccacaattaatccatatgctcGATCCCTGGTCAAGAAATGTTTCAAATGTGGGGAGCCTGGTCATTGTTCCAATGAGTGTTATGCTTGTAAGACTATTAATCTTGCATATCACAAAGATGACTTTGAATAAGAAGATACCTAAGATGATATAATTGATGATATTGACAATATTGAAACAGTAGAGGAAGAAGGGAAATATATCGCATGTGTTGTAAAAAGATTGTTACTCACCCTAAGATTAGAAGATCCATCTCAGTATAAGAAAATCTTCCATTCTCGATGCAGTGTTAATAACAAAGTTTGGGCATTAATCATAGACAATGGAAGCTGTGATAATATTGTATCCAAATCATTAGTGAGACACTTAAAATTATAAACGGAAGCTTATCCAACACCATACAAAGATTTGTAGAGTTCCTCTCTCAATTGGGAAAAACTATAAGAAGAAAGTTATATGTGAAATAGTTGATATGAATGCCTGTCATGTATTACTTAGAAGGCCATGATAGTATGATGTAAATGTAACCTAATCTTGGAAGAAAGAATATCTATATATTTTGGTGGACTGAGTAAAATGATTGCTTTATCTATCGACTAACAAAAATGTAGATAAATCCAATATTTTTAAACTGGAGGGAAAGTCTTTTTTATCCATTTTCAACTGTGTAGAAATTCACTACCAGTTCTACAGAACAAGAGTATGGTATACTCTTATTGTGAAGGGAGAAGAGTCATCTAAAGCAAAGATTCCAAACGAACTAAGATCAATATTAGAAGAATTCAAAGAGATCACCTCTGAAGAATACCAGATAGACTTCCACCCATTAGAGATATTTGACACCAAATTGATTTGGCTCTAAGAGTAAGCATACTAAATTTACCTTATTATCAGATGAACCCAAAATATAATGAGCTACTAAGAGAGAAGGTAGAAGAGTTGACGCAGAAGAGACAGAAAGTATGAGCCCATGTGCTATCTCGACTTTGTTGACATCCAAGAAAGATGGAAGCTAGAGGATATGCATAGATAGTAGAGCCATCAAAAAAATCACGGTTAAGTATTACTTTCCCATACCTTGATTAGAAGATATATTGGATCAACTATAATGCTTtaagatattctcaaagattgatCTTCGTAATGGATATATTCAAATTTGTATAAGGCTAAACGAATGGAAGACTACATTCAAGAAACTATGTATTCCAAGGATATCCTTACGAGAAAAGATTATTCGAGATTTACATGGAGAAGGACTCAGTAGATATTTTAGGCGAGACAAAACAATAGCAAGTATCGAAGAGAGATACTTTTGGCCATAATTAAAAGGGGATATTGGACAGTTTCGTAAGAAAATGTCTGACTTATCAAACTACAAAGGATCAGTCACAAAACACTAGTTTATATATGTCATTACCGGTTCCAGAAGATATTTGGGAGGATTTATCCATGTATTTTATATTAGGATTGTCAAAAAGTCAAAAGGGAGTTGATTATGTGTTTGTGGCTAATCTTTGTATGACTAATTGGGGGGTGTTACAATCTCCTCCACTCATTAGATATCAAATGTCACGATCCGAGACAAATGAGCTAATTGACCTATAACTctggtttggtctaaaccactaacTAAAATACTTAAGCTAAAGTTATAATAatgcactcatcagacccttataagctaatatTAATCTTTGCCCACttgcgatgtgggactaattatgGGTGTTACACTTCAGATGTGATATATTTTGCTAGGCTATTCTTTAAAGAAGTCGTGCGCTTACATGGAGTACCAAAATCAAAACTTCTAAAAGAGATTTTAAATTTCTATTTATCTCATTTTTGATCGATATTGTAGAAAAGATTTGATGCAAGTTTGAAGTTTAGCAGCATAGCTCACCCACAAACTGATGGTAAGATAGAGGTAGCTAATAAAACTGTGGGAAACTTGATTCATTGTATTTGTGGTGATAAACCAAGGCAATAAGATTTTGCACTCATACAAACTGAACTTGCCTATAACAACGCAATTCATAGTTCATATGTCACCATTCTATATTATTTACAAGAAAGTGTCAAAGCATGCTTTGGATTTAGTTCGCCTACCAAAGACTCTTGGATTCAGTATAGCAGCTAACAACATAGCTAAGCGAAGTGAAAAAGAAGTTGAAGCTATTAGTGCTAGGTACAAGGAAGTAGCTGATAAGCATGGGAGAGAAAAGGTGTTCAAGGAAGGAGATATGGTTACGGTGTATTTGCGAAAAGAGAGATTTTTGATAGACACTTACTATAAATTGAAGTCGAAGAAATATGATCCCTAAGAGGTCTAAAAGAAAATTAATAACAATATCTATCTAAAAAACCTTCAATTCACCATATGATTGAGAGATCTCAAAAACCTTCAATGTTGTAAATTTATAGGATTACTTTCTAAATGAGAACCCATTGTATCGAGACATAAGAAGAAGACTATtttcaaggaacataaaattgtcaaacttatgattttttatgtttcttttatcccatATTACTAATTAACTAATTTTCAAGACATAATTTATCTCACATTATtaattaatgtttcttttataagATCAATTTctagtaatattttttaaaatttatttcattGACCGTACAGCTTCTCCTGCTCACACAGTCCTTTTCCCGAGCAGTGAGGCTATCTATGTTTTGCTTCTCCTCCACCGGAGGGGATGACTCACTCGGTGGTATCTTTGTATTCTGAGACTGCCAAAATCTGTCAGCTTTCAGCTTTTACCTCCCAACGCAACCTTGTGGAGGAGAAGTTCGCATGCCAACAAAACAAAGACCGGCTGATACATTGCATCCGCTGGTCTCTATGTTCTCGTGGGAGGGGCAAAGCGAAAGCAATCATCTCCCATCGGAGAAGCTTCCATTGACATCTCCATCCATCACCACTTCCAACTTTTCTCCCACGTTTGGGTTTCTGGCGGTAGAGAGTGCACTGTGGTAACTCACTTCTTTCTTTGTCGACCTGAAAGTTGATCTTTGCATCGATCATAGTTATTATGATGCAAATTTCTATGACTACTTAAATCTTAACATAATTACGTTTAttactactatatatatatatacatacatacatacatacattcacGTCATTTTTCAAAAATGACATTCTTTGATTTCAAGATTTTTCGACAAAGTTTTCACCAAATACTAACATTTTCATAGATTTATAGGATGAGATTTATAAAGTAAGTTAATTTAAAACTAATATATTATTATGTGTAAAAAATTATTATGTGAGCAATAATAAATAATTACGTGATTAGACTACATTTCGTTTGGGATTAAAAAaggttaattttaattttttaattaatggaTGGAACGTGAATTATTTACATTATTAAAGATAACAAAGGAGGATTATTCTAATATATGaatgattttacatcaaattaatCTGCTTTACATTTGTTCCAACACGCAGACCACCGTCGTCTGTACACACGTACGCCTCACTCGTGTGACCAACCGCTctccatacatatatatatatatatatatatatatatatatatatatactctccaTAATGCAAGTGGCTCGCACGGCCGCCGGTCTCGTAATCTAGCCCGTAAGATCACAGCCGTCGGATTCTCCCTCGTTCCACTATTCACCGTGCGATGCGGTATCGCCACCCTCACCGAATCCTTCATACAACGCTGTGCTTAGTCTATTGTTATCGGTATTATATTGTGGTGGTGATGGGGACTTCTCAGCAAGCAAATACGCGATAAATATGTCGCCTAAATCGAAGCGCACGGTGAATTTTGGCCCTTTTTAGCGCAAAAAGCGAACTTGGGGAAAGGAGGAATAGGATCGATCGGTAGggttggggagagagagagagagagagagagagaggagatggagGGAGGAGCTAAGCCGACGGATACCGAGATGGCGGAGGCCGGAGGGCAGCCACCGCCGCCGCAGGCTGCTCTGCCGCAGCAGGGGCTGGAGAGCGTCCAGGCGACGCCCAGCCACGGTGGCCGGTTCGTCCAGTACAACATATTCGGGAACATCTTTGAGGTCACCTCCAAATACCAGCCGCCCATCATGCCCATCGGCAAGGGCGCCTACGGAATCGTCtggtaaatctctctctctctctctctctctctctctctctctctctctctctctcagctatGGGTTCTTCTTGAATGGGGAAAGATCCGATTTTGTTTGGCCGACGGTGATGTTGGTTGTCTGCGTTTGGGAAAAGTTTCCTTTTCTATGGGCGGAATAGTGGGGGTTGGTTGTTGTTTGAATCCTTGCCGGCTCTGTGGTTGTAGCTCGGCTTTGAATTCGGAGACGCAGGAGCAAGTGGCGATCAAGAAGATCGCCAACGCATTTGATAACAAGATCGATGCCAAGAGGACGCTGCGTGAGATAAAGCTTCTCAGGCACATGGATCATGAAAATGTGAGTGGTTTGCCTGCTTCGCTCTATCTGTTCCCCATTTTCTTCTTTATCCCTGCATGCTAATATATGAAATCACGCAATGTAAAATGCTGtagaaataatcaaaatcattcttTTTCCTCTGCTTTTTTTTTGGAAGTGGATCATCAAAACAAAATAGGCAGTATAAAGTTGATCTTTTTCTTATCTGACTTGTAATTTATGTAATACAGATTGTTGCAATCAGAGATATAATACCGTCCCCCATACGGCAGGCATTCAACGATGTCTACATTGCTTATGAGTTGATGGATACTGACCTTCATCAAATTATTCGTTCAAATCAAGGTCTCTCTGAGGAGCATTGTCAGGTTGTTTTTTAATCCCCTTACACCATATTGAACGATTTATACTTGTTTCATTTTCAGAGATTAAGTGCTCTTTGGTATGTCACTGTGACTCTCATGAGATTTGATACAGCATTAATCATGCTCAAACTATTGACTAACTGCTAATTTAATCATCCTGCATTAGGCCTTCTGAAGGAGTGGGCCAGTGTCTAATGGATTTATATCTGGTTCCTCCATTCGTAAACTTTAGTGCTCTTGTGTATATCTTCAGTTGATTCTCCGAGAAACTAATAGTTAAAAAAGGTGGTTAGTGTATTTTGGTTCTGATTCCAAATTGTTGGATTCTTGACTGAGAAAATGGtgtcttggtttttttttttaatatgtaaacAATCCAAGCCAATGTGGCTTTAttacaaagaaagaaagatttaAATAGCTCGCTTGGCTCAGTTTAATAAAAGCTATAGTTAATTGAATGTTTACTGGACAAGCTTATGTGAAGCTGAGCTCGAGTCAAACTGAGTTTGAGTTTGATATGATCCAGTGTGAGTTACAGCTTTGAAAAAGGCTGTCAGTAAGTCATGATGATTGATGAGCAAGCAGCTCAATGGTTCCAATAGAAATTCTACAATCTTATTCTTTGCAATTTGCTGAAACTTGTTAATCATGTAGCAATTCATTTCTTCAGCTGATGTTTGGGATATTTTTGTAGTTGACACATAACTCATTCTAAAGGTATCTTTTGTTTCCTTCCCATGCAGTATTTCCTTTATCAGATTCTTCGTGGGCTAAAATACATACATTCAGCAAATGTTCTCCACAGAGACCTTAAACCAAGCAATCTCCTCTTAAATGCCAACTGTGATCTGAAAATATGTGACTTTGGACTTGCTCGTACTACCTCAGAAACTGACTTCATGACAGAATATGTTGTTACAAGATGGTATCGAGCACCAGAACTATTGCTAAATTCTTCAGAGTATACTGCAGCAATTGATGTGTGGTCTGTCGGCTGCATCTTTATGGAGCTGATGGACCGGAAGCCTCTATTTCCTGGAAGGGATCATGTGCACCAGCTACGTCTGTTGATGGAGGTATGGTCCTCCTATTTAAACTTTGTCTCGTGTCTTCtgaaaaatcatattttattcATTGTGTTATTCTGTGTATTTTTTGCTAGCTCTTACTTGCTAGTTTGCCATGAGAGTACTAGAATTTCGATTTTGGTCAGTCCTCCATGGATGATGTTAgtcataattttatattataaactCTTGGAGTTTTTGAAAGCGAGGCTTAGCTCCATCCGAGCTTATGTTTTTGAAAGGAGCCTTGTCGCCATTGTTTTTGAGATTGATTGTTTCCGACTTAAGTTATTGGGATTTAAGTCTTGGAAGCCTCTTTACTTGGAGGACTCAGGCTGTGTACATGTGAATCTCCTCAAACCTCAATGGCAGAAGCCTAGAAAATCATGCTATTCTTTTTATCCTTTCAGATTTTTTGATTTGGCAAATTCTATCTACAACCAACACTTATATTTCGTGATTGCCATTGAGTGTTTTGCATGGGATTTGCTTGGTAGATATTTTGGTAGTTccatatcaatttgttttgcACCTCTATGAATAATAGCCAACGCAAGCTATTGGATATAGGATCTGTCTATCTTCCTTTTATCTTGTATTAGTCATGATGACATTTAGCTTCTATGCATACTTGATAATCAGTATAATACCATTGTTTAACTTACCAATAGTGGCTTTATCTATAACTATCTGTTTACATCTCTTTCTAAGGGCTGCCTCGTGGATTGGTGCAAGTTTTCtgaaattttctttttgttcttgttggTTTGCATCAACATCAGCTTCTTGTCAACACTTGGGTAGCCCTGACTATAGTTCGATTCGAATCGGAATCGAACTGGGTTGGAATAAGTTTCAAACCAATCTGACGGTGTGTTGGTTCCAAACCGAACTAGAACCAAACTGCCCTCctattttaaattatgattttttattttaaaatgtttttaatgaaaaataaaaaaactagcgGTTCGAACTAGAACCGGAACCGAAACTGCCGGTTTTGCTTCCAGAACTGGCCCTCTGCAGTTTAGTTTCAGTTCTCAAAATTTAGCAACCAGAACCGTCGGTTCCGGAACCAGGGTCAGGTCTGCACTTGGTTATTGCATCAAGTAACTCATCTTTCTTTTGCATGAGTACATCATCTACATTTGGGATGcattattttcaaattcaatacCTAACCATGATCAAATTTATTTCTGTTGTATGGCATGGCATTATGCCACATGCAACATGATACACTTTCTACCAGTGTAGCTCACATTGAACTTTGGCAGCTCATCGTTATGTTGATATGCTATTAGCATAGCAGCCGTTCATGGTATGAGCTGTTATAATTATGGTACGAGTACATCATCTACATTTGGGATGcattattttcaaattcaatacCTAACCATGATCAAATTTATTTCTGTTGTATGGCATGGCATTATGCCTCATGCAACATAATACACTTTGTACCAGTGTAGCTCACGTTGAACTTTGACAGCTCATCGCTATTAGCATAACGGCCGTTCATGGTATGAACTGTTATAATCAACATAATCAATTTTTGATCCAACTATCAAGCTTTTCGGTAACTCTGGTTCAACTTTATGAATGCTCATTTATTGTGCTCTTGTTGGAGATGAACCAAAAAGATTTGAAATTGGGGATACAAGGGAAAGTTGCAGATTGGATATGAATTAAAAATGGAAATCAAAGAGGTTGATTGGGGTAGGgaaagaaaaaaggaagaggaaaTGTAGAGGTCTTCTGCCAAGATTGCACTCCAATTCAACATAAACCAAGTGAATAAAAGCACAAAAGCCTTTTGGTCATAGCTGGGGAGATGAGTTCCCTAGTGATTTTTGTACCAACGCTGATCTGTATCTTGATTCCTTTTTGATGGAATGAGTAGATAGGATTGTTTCTTTTGTGGTTAAAAAGAAGTGAAAGCTGAGGATACGCTGGAAGTGAGAGAAAAGGCTCTGATTTGGGAAGGAGCTCGAACATTGTGCTCAATAGTTATATACTTCGTTTCTATTCTATTGTCAAACCCTGTTATGTCTGAAATCTTCCATCATTCGTGTCACCATTATATATTTATATCCCATTCATTTAAGCATTAAACAAGCAAAATATCATGCATTTATTTTCACTCTAACAACCAATACATTGGGGATTGATGGATTATTGGTTCATGTTTGACAGTGTAGCTGACATTCTCTTGTTTATATGCACATTTGATCTGTGGTTTTGATAATCATCTCATGTCATGCAGCTTATTGGCACTCCAAACGAGGCtgatttggattttgtgaatgaaAATGCAAGAAGATATATTCGGCAACTCCCTCGTCATCCACGACAGTCCTTTCCTGAAAAATTTCCCCATGTTCACCCTGCAGCTATTGATCTTGTTGAAAAGATGTTAACATTTGATCCTAGGCAGAGAATAACCGGTGAGTTCTTACCATCcatcttttgttgtttttagaCGATGCATCTGTGGTTGCCCATTTAAACTATTGAAATGATGGTTGGTCTAATCATGACTCCAATGTGAAGAGTCAGGTGTGAATTTATGACCTCGCATATCCCAAATTACTTGTTTCCGTTTTTATTGTTTCCTCTCGATTGGTGGGCCTtacagctttgttgttgttgctctCGATTGTTGGCAGTTGAAGAAGCTCTTGCACATCCCTACCTCGCATCTTTGCATGACATCAGCGATGAGCCAGTCTGCATGATGCCCTTCAGCTTTGACTTTGAGCAGCATGCGCTCTCGGAAGAACAGATGAAGGAACTTATCTACCGGGAGGCCCTAGCATTCAACCCCGAGTATCAGCAATAAAATTCATAAAAGTCTCTTATTCACTGACGCATTGGCATTTTAGTCAGTGTAATTCATGGTCTCTTTTCTTTAATGGAATTGCTACCGATTTCttgatgtatatatatgtgcTTCTTAAAACTGTGACCCAAAGCACAGAGACTTGGTTGAAATCTAGGGGTTGTTGTATTGAACCTTCTGGCTTATTTTTGTTTGAATTTAACTCATCTCCTTCTTGAACAGGTCATCAGCAAATTTAGGTTCTCATTCTTTGTTTGAATCTTGACTTGTGAAATCTAATCTGAGGCTTATTGACTTATATACATGGCAGGAGAAATAAGGTATGTAATCAGCAGGATGTTGCACAGTTTCTTCTTCTCCTAGAGAAGAGAGTAGGTAGGAATACAACAACAAGACAGGTGCTTCTCTAAGATATGGATAATCTCCATGGTTTTCTAGTGCCAACTTGTTGAGGCTTTTCTCTCTCTGTTCTTTTAGTGATTTGTTGCCTGATATTAATAAATCCCTGTGCAAAAAACATGCTATTAGCTTGAAATGCCTATTGCATTGCATAATAATTATTCTTGTGATATTAGTATCTTATGATATCTTTTTAGATGAATCAAATTGTTCATAAGGCTTGCATTTACTACCACTTGATCCTTTTTCACTGtgttttaaagaatattcttctagtatcatatatatatatatatatatgtatatatatatatatatgtatatatatatatgtatatatatatatatatgtatatatatatatatatatgtatatatatatatatatgtatatatatatatatgtatatatatgtatatgtatatttatatatgtatatatatatatatgtatatttatatatgtatatatgtatatgtatatatatatatatacatatatacatatataaatatacatatatacatatatatatataaatatttatatatatatatacatatacatatattcgaTTTTGATAATGTCGATGTAATTGCAATTATACAGATATAAGTTGCACTTATATAAATACCCAGTAATAATtgactaaaaaagaaaaaaaaagtagtcTCATCTTCTGTGCAAAATCTGCAGTGAATGAAAGACGACAGCTTCAGAATCATAATTGCTTTCATTCATTTTAAGTCTTCTAAACTAATCCATCTCAGGTTCTGAAAATAGGAAATCTATAAAAGAAATGGAGTTAGAAAGATGCTAAAACACAACCTTCAGACAGTAAATCTTCGACAGCATCAGATCCCACAACAGCATTCTTATTTGATACACCACTGACCAGTATAAACAGATATAATACAAATTAGCAAACTAACTTTCTGCATTGTAGTGTGAATCTCAAGTAGGATTATATTCCAAGGATGAAGAAACAAAGAGCTGCGAACTATAATTACATCAAAATAACCTATATTATTGACATGCTCCGAAGCATGCTTCTGATCACCCAAAGGATGAAGATTATAAACATGAGACCTGCCCACTATAACTCTATTGATCATATTGATTATTGTGAGCATGCTTCAGTCTTCGCAGCAACTGAGGAGAAAGAACCATTCACACGTGTGCCTGCAAGGGTCGGAATGTCAGGCATCACCCCAGTTATGGTCGTAAAGCTTTTTTAGCATGCTTCTGATGACCTAAAATGATGAAGAAAATTCTATAGGAGCTGATCATATCGAATTGTTCTGGACATGCCGGAGCATGAGTTTCTGCAAGGGTTTGAATGTCAAGCATCGGTCCAGTTGTCATCATCACCGCCCTTATCACTGCCCACAAATGCCTGAAAAGAGAAGACATTAGATGATCAAAACAGTGATTGGGAAAGAAAATTCTGAAACAAAGTAAACAAGTCTAACCTGGCGAATAGCGCTTGCCTTTTCCAAGATTGCGGCAACATTGGCATTGGTAATGCTGGTTTTGGGCCGTGGAATGTCTCTTGGCATGGATATTTTGGCTCGCCTCAGATTAAATGACTGCACAGTACCAGAATCATTGGAAAAAGCAGCTTAGTGAATTTAAAAAGGAATCATTGGAAAATGACTGCACAGTACCAGAATCATGGGCcaacatttttctttttctgagcAACATTAACAATGAAGTGCATATTTAAAAAGGAATCTCATAATGAAAATAATGAGTCATCTGAGTGATTTATGATAATGAGCATAAATTTTGCATTCTCATGAAAAAAAAAGACCTAGTATATAAGTATATTTACAATATCTTCGAAATAGGCAAGCCAATCAGTAATCACAGATACGAGAACAGGATAAAACAGATACTAATGACTTTACACCTACTTAAGGAAGCAAACCCATGCAATTAAATTAGTAGCCTAGGCTACTAAAATGCCAATGCTGTTGGCAACTTAACACAACATATGCAAGCCAAATTTGCTACTATTTTTAGAAAATTTGCAATTAACTACACTAAAGCTCTTATAGAATGATTATAAACATTTGGAAACACTAAGTAGATATATAGTAGttgcaagatattgatgtaaACATTGACGAAAGAGGATACTCAATGCATACATGATATATCATATTATCCAAGTTAAGAGCAACATATAAATGCTGAATGCACATATATCCATAACTTGTACATGAAAACAAGTTTTTCTATTTACATGTTTAACTGTAGAAGCACAGATGGTGCTCTGAGAAACATAGCTTATAGCTCCTAAGGTTCATTTACTGTCCATAGGCAGCCACACACTATAATCATTTGCATTATTTCTCTTTGGCTTGCTGTGTCCATATATATTATGCTGAACATGATACTGTTAGGACCgaaattggcactaagaggggaggtgaattagtgctatcggaAAACTTCGACGATTTAGAAAAATCGTTTCAATAAAGCACGTATGGAAATGATATTGAAAGTGTACTTCACTTGAAGTAAgtgtaataagtaattaaaacagagaacaatagtaataaaaagtagaaagagagtgcacaccaaatttatagtagttcggtcgttgtgacctacgtccactcccgattcctcctccgtcgagaccatcggcttccactatcgatcttctttcaatgggcgaagattaactatcctCTTATAACCCTTTTatttttttcacaggtttaggagataacctttacaagccactCACCCATCTCTTAAACTAATATcaacacttagagctagaggaggggaattcttataagattacaacaacgttttcccCAATTTTTGTTCCCAGTTCGTGTGTTAATCGAGTAGGgatgagtagggtatttataggccctaaatgaatttaaatttggagccaaaacggtctcatcctgggttttcggggtactagtggtaccatcgccagtattgagcagtaccaccgcttgccagATTGacaactggtggtaccatcgcttgtcagtctgacactgagcgATACCAATGcccagtctgacattgacactaggcggtaccatcgcctgtcagtctgacactgagcggtaccaacgtccagtctgacactaacactaggtggtaccattgctcagtctggcgataccattgcctggcatagtctgggagactatgtctgggcgatactaccgcccagtccggcagtgCCATCGCTTGGCCCTTTTATGGGTGACTGAATAGGCCTTCCACTTGACCCAAAATAaacccaactcaggcccaattggcccttaattaagttggcattgtttcaccacaaaactgactcaattagacctaaactaactcgatctaaacacacgattacaagcatgaatcctatgttgtccggcatgtcattggttcatttgacgcttcgtctgatctttcggcgcatcgtcccctccttcggcgtattgcccaatcgacatgttgactcttgcacttccgatctccttggcgcaatgtccgatcttttagctcgatacccgaactcatggcacgaagtccttctggcaGGTCGACCATtccttcggcccgatgtccaatcttctaacatgttccactctggcca includes the following:
- the LOC135670955 gene encoding mitogen-activated protein kinase 1-like, translating into MEGGAKPTDTEMAEAGGQPPPPQAALPQQGLESVQATPSHGGRFVQYNIFGNIFEVTSKYQPPIMPIGKGAYGIVCSALNSETQEQVAIKKIANAFDNKIDAKRTLREIKLLRHMDHENIVAIRDIIPSPIRQAFNDVYIAYELMDTDLHQIIRSNQGLSEEHCQYFLYQILRGLKYIHSANVLHRDLKPSNLLLNANCDLKICDFGLARTTSETDFMTEYVVTRWYRAPELLLNSSEYTAAIDVWSVGCIFMELMDRKPLFPGRDHVHQLRLLMELIGTPNEADLDFVNENARRYIRQLPRHPRQSFPEKFPHVHPAAIDLVEKMLTFDPRQRITVEEALAHPYLASLHDISDEPVCMMPFSFDFEQHALSEEQMKELIYREALAFNPEYQQ